In Rhinoraja longicauda isolate Sanriku21f chromosome 13, sRhiLon1.1, whole genome shotgun sequence, one genomic interval encodes:
- the LOC144599384 gene encoding lactosylceramide 1,3-N-acetyl-beta-D-glucosaminyltransferase B-like encodes MTTVYRRRKRQFLQLVITCFSCCFILVYWEQFDANVISHLKSYSYRYLINRYSFLNDSMSLNKETAASLHSYRYLITHENKCKDEDVLLLLFVKTSPENCPRRDAIRQTWGNEQYINSELKVTIKVIFVLGVHKDHSQRDIVQHKLFREDQQHSDLIQQDFYDDFHNLTLKLIFQFTWANTYCQNAKFVMSSDDDVFVHTPNLVNYLRQLDKETSNFWIGRVHRGAPPVRNKESKYYVPYEMYQWPAYPDYTAGAAYVVSQDVAVKVYEALMTLNSSLYIDDVFMGICAKKMGVPPQHHVYFAGEGKAPYHPCIYNQMMTSHGHVKDIHHLWREATHSKVTSLTSGFWGQLYCRLIKVFLLCKPYYVDTYPCVAAFS; translated from the coding sequence ATGACTACAGTGTATAGAAGAAGAAAACGTCAGTTTCTCCAGTTAGTTATCACTTGTTTTTCCTGTTGCTTTATCCTCGTATATTGGGAGCAGTTCGATGCAAATGTCATCAGTCATTTGAAGTCTTATTCCTACAGATATCTCATCAATAGGTACAGTTTTTTAAATGACAGCATGAGTCTGAACAAGGAGACGGCAGCGAGCCTCCACAGTTACCGGTACCTGATCACCCATGAAAACAAATGCAAGGATGAGGATGTATTGCTCCTTTTGTTTGTGAAAACCTCTCCTGAAAACTGTCCTCGGCGGGATGCAATTCGTCAGACTTGGGGCAATGAACAATATATAAATTCAGAGTTAAAGGTTACCATTAAGGTAATTTTTGTTTTGGGAGTACATAAAGATCATTCACAAAGAGACATTGTACAGCATAAGTTATTTCGAGAAGATCAACAGCATTCTGACCTTATCCAACAGGATTTCTATGATGATTTTCACAATCTTACACTGAAACTAATCTTCCAGTTCACGTGGGCAAATACTTACTGCCAAAATGCTAAATTTGTCATGTCCTCTGATGATGATGTTTTTGTACATACTCCAAACCTTGTAAACTACTTGCGACAGCTAGATAAAGAAACAAGTAACTTCTGGATAGGTCGAGTGCACAGGGGTGCACCCCCTGTAAGAAATAAAGAAAGCAAATACTATGTTCCGTATGAAATGTACCAATGGCCTGCTTATCCAGATTATACAGCAGGTGCTGCATATGTTGTGTCTCAAGATGTTGCAGTGAAAGTATACGAGGCCTTAATGACCCTAAACAGCAGCCTCTATATTGATGATGTTTTTATGGGCATTTGTGCCAAAAAGATGGGAGTTCCACCGCAACACCATGTATATTTTGCTGGTGAAGGAAAAGCTCCATATCATCCATGTATTTATAACCAAATGATGACCTCTCATGGACACGTAAAAGATATCCACCATTTGTGGAGAGAGGCCACACATTCTAAAGTGACTTCTCTCACCTCTGGATTCTGGGGACAACTGTACTGTCGACTGATCAAAGTGTTCCTTCTCTGCAAACCATACTATGTGGACACATATCCTTGTGTTGCTGCATTTTCCTAG